The genomic window GAAGAACCAGCCTTCGCGCCAGCCGGCCTTCTCCCCGGCGGCGATGCGGAAGTTGTCGATGCATCCGCTGGCTTCAAGCTGGTCCCATTGATGCCAAATCGCCCGGGCGGCGTTGGTCTCCAGGCGCGGGGACCAGTAGGGGTCGCGGATGGCGATTTGGCGGATCGAAAATTCCTGCATATGTCCCACGCTACAATCCCGGCCGCCGGTTCCGGTAACCTTCATGAGGATATTATATAGCCCAAGGAGTCCGATCGCACCTGCTTTTTTTCCGGGCGACGGCTCATCCATCCGTCCTCATCCCATTCTCCCAACGCCCGCCCTCACACTCGGCGATTGTATTTCATCGGGAAATGGAAAAAAGCTCCCGCTACGTGAAAAATACTTCGCCGCCGATGTGATATACTCCCTGCACGCGCCTTCCGGCAATCTCCTTCGATTTCATATATTTGCATAGAAACCCCGGCGGAAAGGGCTCTTCCCGCCGCCGTGGCAGCAACAGGGAACCATCCGCGCCATTAATTCGCAGGATAACCGCGGTCGATTTTTTTCTTTCTCTCTTCCGGCCGATCCGCCTTCGCCGGCGGCCCGGAAAAGGACCGGGCCGCTGAGGTTTCCATACAGGTGCCGCCCATGCCGCAGATCGAAGTAACCGACCTCACCAAAGTATTCCGCGTGCCCGCCAAGGTGCCGGGGTTCGGCGGGGCGGTAAAACACCTTTTCCTGCCGAAATACGAACGCAAAACGGCGGTGGACCACATCTCTTTTTCCATCGAGCCGGGCGAAAGCGTCGCCTATGTGGGACCGAACGGCGCGGGCAAATCCACCACCATCAAGATGCTCACGGGCATCCTCCACCCCACCGGCGGAAGCCTCGTTGTCCGAGGGCTGAATCCGTGGCATCAGCGCATCACCAACGCCAAGAACATCGGCGTGGTCTTCGGCCAGCGCACCCAGCTCTGGTGGGATCTTCCCGTGCAGGAATCCTTGCGCTTGGTGGCCGACATCTACGAAGTGCCGGAAGACCGCTTCCGCAAGAACCTGGGCGACTTCCTCGAAGTGCTGGATCTCGGACCTCTGCTCGCCCGGCCCGCCCGCCAGCTTTCGCTCGGCCAGCGGATGCGCTGCGACCTGGCCGCCTCGCTCCTGCACTCGCCGCCCATCCTCTACCTGGACGAGCCGACCATCGGCCTCGACGTGGCGGTGAAGGAGCGCATCCGCCAATTCATCCGCCGGCGCAACCGGGAAACCGGCGTGACGGTGCTTCTCACCACCCACGACCTCGGCGACATCGAGAATCTCTGCGACCGGATGATCATGATCGACAAAGGCAAGATCCTGTTCGACGGGCCGATCACGAAAATCCGCGATTGGTACGGCGGCGAGCGCGTCGCCGTGTTCATACTCTCGGAGGATTCGCCCCGCTCGCTTGAGGCGGCACGCGCCGCGCTCCCGGAACTGACCCCCGAGTCGGTCTGTTCCCCGGGGCCCTTCACGCTTTCGGTGAAATTCCTGGAGCATCAGATCACCGCCGCCGCGCTTGTTGCGCGCGTCATGGGAATCCTCCCGGTGGTGGATCTGCGCCTGGAGGAGCCGGATATCGAATCCATCATCCGGCAAATGTACGAAGGGACGCTGGATATCCGGGAAGGGACCGCATGAACGCCCCGGCCCTCCCCGCGGGGATCCGCACCCGCCCGCAATGGAAGTACCTTTCCCTGGCCGCCATGGCGATGCAAAGCACCCTGAACTACCGGCGCGTGTTGTTCGCCAACTTCGCTTCCAATCTGATCTGGGTGGTTATTTTCTACTTCCTCTGGCAGGCGGTGTTCGCCGCCAACGCGCAGATCGGCTACCTCAACTGGGATCGGATGCGCACCTACCTGGTTCTGGCATACGTGGCCACCATGCTGATCAACGGATCGAATTCGATCTGGACCGTGATCGCCTCGATCCGGTTCGGCGACATCGCGCTGGTCATCTCCAAACCTTACGATTTCTTCTTCGCGCATCTCGCCATGGTCATCGGTCCGATGCTCATCGAAGGGCTGTTGGCGGGCGGATTGGCCGTCCTCGGCGGGGGCTTCCTGCTGCACATCCTTCCCCCGGCCTCGCTCTCGGCCGCCGTCCTCTTCCTCCTCAGCTTGCTGCTGGGGAGCCTGACGCGTTTTCTGGTCCTCTACATCACCTCGCTGTTGTGCTTCTGGACCATCAATTGGCTGGGAATCTATTGGACCTATCTCGCGGTCACCAACCTGTTCTCCGGCGGGCTGATTCCCCTGGTGATGTTCCCGGATTGGTTGCGGACGGTCGCGATGGCGCTGCCGTTCCAGGCCATCATCAACA from Anaerolineales bacterium includes these protein-coding regions:
- a CDS encoding ATP-binding cassette domain-containing protein is translated as MPQIEVTDLTKVFRVPAKVPGFGGAVKHLFLPKYERKTAVDHISFSIEPGESVAYVGPNGAGKSTTIKMLTGILHPTGGSLVVRGLNPWHQRITNAKNIGVVFGQRTQLWWDLPVQESLRLVADIYEVPEDRFRKNLGDFLEVLDLGPLLARPARQLSLGQRMRCDLAASLLHSPPILYLDEPTIGLDVAVKERIRQFIRRRNRETGVTVLLTTHDLGDIENLCDRMIMIDKGKILFDGPITKIRDWYGGERVAVFILSEDSPRSLEAARAALPELTPESVCSPGPFTLSVKFLEHQITAAALVARVMGILPVVDLRLEEPDIESIIRQMYEGTLDIREGTA
- a CDS encoding ABC-2 family transporter protein, which codes for MNAPALPAGIRTRPQWKYLSLAAMAMQSTLNYRRVLFANFASNLIWVVIFYFLWQAVFAANAQIGYLNWDRMRTYLVLAYVATMLINGSNSIWTVIASIRFGDIALVISKPYDFFFAHLAMVIGPMLIEGLLAGGLAVLGGGFLLHILPPASLSAAVLFLLSLLLGSLTRFLVLYITSLLCFWTINWLGIYWTYLAVTNLFSGGLIPLVMFPDWLRTVAMALPFQAIINTPILIYLGEIRGADVLSAIGVQLFWIIALWIVSALMWKPCLRALEIQGG